A DNA window from Parabacteroides johnsonii DSM 18315 contains the following coding sequences:
- a CDS encoding RagB/SusD family nutrient uptake outer membrane protein, with the protein MKNWIKYIICASLFTTVSCGDDFLEIKPLSIFTPESIYTDKAGFDGILVNLRKNLRPDFYGEGGGLASELIASDIAISANKAANAIHNFDTQVLPTGTGTTYDFHEIWTRGYNQIRNANVILSRIDNGKFDTEEIKNAIIAEAYFHRAYWYYRLVHLYGDVPFLNIEHTAPKIDFYTHSRKTILAKIEEDLAWAVQWLPKTAVPGAVSKAAGNHLLTKIYLSNGKFTEAVDASSAVINDGIHFLMTDRFGVDASDPQFNTIWDLHQKDNKSSSSNKEGILVVQERYGFPEAEISGGTQAMRRYVPSWWNSSYMKDPDGKRGTIDTQGNEFVIKIGRGVGYVRPCSYYNYEIWNNCNKDLRHDNQVNWFSVDKFIYNNPSSKYFGQPVQIQYTNPKDTIHCWYPFPYYKVYVEDEERPDQPYGGHSDWYLFRLAETYLLRAEAYYWLNQTDKAAADINSVRVRAKADPIVASQVSIEYILDERARELFAEEFRKTELTRIAFIMAEKGLNGYSLENFSEKNFWYDRTVAKNEFYKAGDILWGTNVFKISPFHVLWPIPANAIDSNQGGTINQNKGYIGYEKNIPPLTAIDDQQ; encoded by the coding sequence ATGAAAAACTGGATAAAATATATCATTTGTGCGTCTCTGTTTACAACCGTTTCATGCGGAGACGATTTCTTGGAGATAAAGCCCCTTTCTATCTTCACTCCGGAATCTATTTATACGGATAAGGCCGGATTTGACGGAATACTGGTTAACCTCCGTAAAAACTTACGCCCCGATTTCTACGGAGAAGGAGGGGGCCTGGCTTCTGAATTAATCGCCTCAGATATTGCAATCAGTGCCAATAAAGCAGCTAATGCCATACATAATTTTGATACTCAAGTATTACCGACAGGGACCGGTACGACCTATGACTTCCATGAGATTTGGACAAGAGGATATAACCAGATACGAAATGCGAATGTTATTCTGTCGCGTATCGACAATGGCAAATTCGACACAGAAGAAATCAAAAATGCAATTATTGCTGAAGCATATTTTCACAGAGCCTATTGGTATTATAGATTAGTCCATTTATATGGAGATGTCCCCTTTTTGAATATAGAACATACGGCTCCTAAAATCGACTTCTATACGCACTCACGAAAAACGATACTTGCAAAAATAGAAGAAGATTTAGCATGGGCTGTCCAGTGGCTACCCAAAACAGCTGTTCCCGGAGCAGTCTCTAAGGCTGCCGGCAACCATTTGCTTACAAAAATATATCTGTCAAATGGAAAATTCACAGAAGCTGTCGACGCCTCTTCTGCGGTCATTAACGACGGAATTCACTTTTTAATGACTGACCGCTTCGGGGTAGATGCTTCCGATCCTCAGTTTAATACGATCTGGGATCTCCATCAAAAAGACAATAAAAGCTCATCTTCAAATAAAGAAGGCATCCTTGTCGTACAGGAACGTTACGGATTTCCGGAAGCAGAAATAAGTGGAGGCACCCAGGCTATGCGTCGCTATGTTCCCTCTTGGTGGAATTCGTCCTACATGAAAGATCCCGACGGAAAAAGAGGAACTATCGACACACAAGGAAATGAATTTGTCATAAAAATAGGAAGAGGAGTCGGTTATGTCCGGCCTTGCAGTTATTACAATTATGAAATATGGAATAACTGTAATAAAGACTTGAGGCATGACAATCAAGTAAACTGGTTCTCTGTCGATAAATTCATTTACAACAATCCATCTTCCAAATATTTCGGACAACCCGTACAGATACAATACACAAATCCCAAAGACACCATCCATTGCTGGTATCCTTTCCCTTATTACAAAGTATATGTCGAAGATGAAGAAAGACCCGATCAGCCATATGGAGGACATTCGGACTGGTATTTATTCAGGTTGGCCGAGACTTATCTTTTAAGAGCAGAAGCCTACTATTGGCTAAATCAAACAGATAAAGCCGCTGCCGATATAAACTCGGTAAGAGTACGCGCAAAAGCCGATCCTATTGTAGCTTCACAAGTTTCAATAGAGTATATATTAGATGAAAGAGCCAGAGAACTTTTCGCTGAAGAATTCAGAAAAACGGAATTAACCAGAATCGCCTTTATCATGGCAGAAAAAGGGTTAAACGGCTATTCCTTAGAAAATTTTTCCGAAAAAAATTTCTGGTATGACCGGACTGTTGCTAAAAATGAATTTTATAAGGCAGGTGATATCTTATGGGGAACAAACGTATTCAAAATAAGCCCATTCCATGTCCTTTGGCCCATTCCGGCAAATGCCATCGATAGCAACCAAGGAGGAACCATTAACCAGAATAAAGGCTATATCGGGTACGAAAAAAATATTCCTCCATTAACAGCCATAGACGATCAACAATAA
- a CDS encoding SusC/RagA family TonB-linked outer membrane protein gives MDKILFIRQNPKDFTCEEHYSSLKRIFKHGINLLGLLLLFLFVNITFVHAQAVKLSLNKQNATYEEIFNEIEEKTGYKFVYNTSEIDRNEKTSIQGTNMDLNELLRNLFRSKRNISFRISNKHIALFKAQIKTISGTVIDTQGESVIGANVLVKGSTTGTITDVDGKFSLEASEGDILQISYIGYNTQEITIDRKSILKVVLQEDQQALEEVVVIGYGAVKKKDLTGAIAQVKADKYATQQSTNVLDMLNGTVAGFNSNIGTSASGASEMEIRGPASLSANNSPLIVLDGVIFNGSINDINPSDIETIDVLKDASSAAVYGSRSAAGVVIINTKQGKGEKMSINFSAQLGLTDFTNEIKPNDLSGFIQRRQDFQRRINPDKPEGYYNNPNQLPEGIDVDTWQNYDASYQSDPILTWMTRLNLRDIEQQNYLNGNAYDWYGEATRPGLRQNYNVNISGGIGKTKYYWSLGYTDNQGYIKGDEYKTIRSRINADTKVAEFLTVGINAQFSNKDESNEAIKLSNISRQSPLGQPYDENGELKWYPHDDSGIEQNPFLLYRKRDKFNVTQNLFATMYADLKLPFGFSYKVSYINRYDWQKNYYYDPSSIPSGNKTGGFGRRINYSLYEWQIDNIIAWKKTFGVHDFYATFLYNAEKKQTWKDTGENVNFTPSEALGFHQLGTGGSPTIKNEDTYSTGTAIMGRLNYTLMNRYFLTLSIRRDGYSAFGMENPYATFPSGALAWNLSDESFFNIKWINNLKVRASYGINGNRDIGIYDALAKLETNKYLTGSTLISGIYSSSLANQYLKWEKTKALNLGLDFSVLDSRLNGSVDYYSMITNDLLLKRSLPTIIGYDNVMSNMGELQNKGFEMTLNSYNIQNKDFSWNSTLTFSFNRNKIKHLYGETINILDENGNVIGQREGDDIDNGWFIGQSIDRIWDYKFLGIYQLGEEELAKSFGKAPGDVKLYDPNGDGVSTQEDKVFQGYTKPRFRLGLRNDFTLFKNFQISCFIRADLGHWRANSLLSNTSNVEDRANSYALPYWTPETPTNKYTRLNTVNTPGYNIYERSSFVRLQDLSIAYNIPENILKNLKVGHCKVYLSGRNLLTFTKWSGWDPESGNTPMPRIFTFGIDVTL, from the coding sequence ATGGATAAAATTTTATTTATCAGGCAAAATCCAAAGGATTTTACCTGTGAGGAACATTATTCCTCTTTAAAAAGAATTTTCAAACACGGAATCAATCTTTTAGGACTTCTTTTATTGTTTTTGTTCGTCAATATTACCTTCGTTCATGCACAAGCGGTAAAACTGTCTCTGAATAAGCAGAATGCAACATATGAAGAGATTTTCAATGAGATAGAGGAAAAGACCGGATACAAATTTGTTTATAACACATCCGAGATCGACCGAAACGAAAAAACCTCTATCCAGGGAACAAATATGGATCTAAACGAGTTGCTGCGAAACTTATTCCGCAGCAAAAGAAATATTTCTTTTCGTATATCAAATAAGCACATTGCCTTGTTCAAAGCACAGATCAAAACTATTTCCGGAACAGTCATCGACACACAAGGAGAATCTGTCATCGGAGCTAACGTCTTAGTAAAAGGTAGCACAACCGGCACAATTACCGATGTCGACGGCAAATTCAGCCTGGAAGCAAGCGAGGGAGATATTTTGCAAATATCTTATATCGGCTACAACACACAAGAAATCACAATTGACAGGAAATCCATCTTAAAAGTGGTTTTGCAAGAAGATCAGCAAGCCTTGGAGGAAGTTGTCGTAATCGGCTACGGAGCTGTAAAGAAAAAAGACCTTACCGGGGCCATCGCCCAGGTAAAAGCTGATAAATATGCCACTCAGCAAAGTACGAACGTATTGGATATGTTGAATGGAACTGTTGCTGGTTTTAACTCTAACATCGGGACTTCTGCTTCCGGAGCTAGTGAAATGGAAATACGAGGTCCCGCTTCACTTTCAGCCAACAATTCACCCTTGATTGTATTGGACGGGGTTATCTTCAATGGTTCTATCAATGACATCAATCCATCGGATATCGAAACTATAGACGTATTGAAAGATGCCAGCTCTGCTGCTGTATACGGTTCAAGGTCTGCCGCCGGTGTTGTAATCATCAATACCAAACAAGGCAAAGGGGAAAAAATGAGTATAAATTTCTCCGCACAACTGGGTTTAACAGATTTTACCAACGAAATCAAACCGAATGATTTATCTGGATTCATCCAACGCAGACAAGATTTCCAACGCAGAATAAATCCAGACAAGCCAGAAGGATATTACAACAATCCTAATCAGTTACCGGAAGGCATTGACGTAGATACTTGGCAAAATTACGATGCCTCATACCAGTCCGATCCAATTCTGACTTGGATGACACGTCTGAATTTGCGTGATATCGAACAACAAAACTATCTGAATGGGAATGCCTATGATTGGTATGGTGAAGCTACACGTCCCGGATTAAGGCAAAACTACAATGTCAACATATCCGGAGGCATTGGCAAAACTAAATATTACTGGTCATTAGGCTATACAGACAATCAAGGTTATATAAAAGGAGATGAGTATAAAACAATCCGTTCCCGTATTAATGCAGATACCAAAGTTGCCGAATTTCTGACAGTGGGAATCAATGCTCAATTTAGCAACAAAGATGAAAGTAATGAAGCCATCAAATTATCGAATATAAGCCGCCAGAGTCCTTTAGGACAACCTTATGATGAAAACGGAGAACTAAAATGGTATCCTCATGACGATTCAGGAATTGAACAAAACCCATTTCTTTTATACAGAAAACGGGACAAATTCAATGTCACCCAAAATCTGTTTGCCACCATGTATGCCGACCTGAAACTGCCATTCGGTTTTAGTTACAAAGTTTCTTATATCAATCGCTATGATTGGCAAAAGAACTATTACTATGATCCGTCAAGTATCCCAAGTGGCAACAAGACAGGTGGCTTCGGGCGGCGTATCAATTATTCGCTTTACGAATGGCAAATAGACAACATCATTGCATGGAAAAAAACTTTTGGAGTCCATGATTTTTATGCAACATTCTTATACAATGCAGAAAAGAAACAAACATGGAAAGATACAGGCGAAAATGTAAATTTTACCCCCAGTGAAGCATTGGGCTTCCATCAATTAGGGACGGGAGGATCACCAACTATTAAAAATGAAGATACTTATTCGACCGGTACCGCAATAATGGGCCGTCTGAATTACACGCTCATGAATCGCTATTTCCTAACTCTATCTATTCGTAGAGACGGATATTCGGCTTTTGGTATGGAAAATCCTTACGCTACTTTTCCATCCGGAGCTTTAGCCTGGAATTTATCAGACGAATCGTTCTTCAATATCAAATGGATAAATAATCTCAAAGTCAGAGCCTCTTATGGAATAAACGGTAACCGGGATATAGGGATTTATGATGCATTGGCAAAACTTGAAACAAACAAATACCTGACTGGAAGCACATTGATCTCAGGTATATACAGTAGTTCACTGGCGAACCAATATCTAAAATGGGAAAAGACTAAAGCTTTAAATTTAGGTCTGGACTTTTCCGTTTTAGATAGCCGGTTAAATGGTTCGGTCGATTATTATAGCATGATTACAAATGACTTGTTGTTAAAACGCAGCCTACCGACAATTATTGGATACGACAATGTAATGTCTAATATGGGAGAATTGCAAAACAAAGGATTTGAAATGACTCTTAATAGCTATAATATCCAAAATAAGGATTTCAGTTGGAACTCGACATTGACGTTCTCATTTAATAGAAACAAGATCAAACATCTCTATGGAGAAACAATCAACATTTTAGACGAAAATGGCAATGTTATCGGACAAAGAGAAGGTGATGATATCGACAATGGATGGTTTATCGGACAATCAATAGATCGGATATGGGATTACAAATTCCTTGGTATTTACCAGCTTGGAGAAGAAGAATTGGCTAAATCATTCGGGAAAGCTCCTGGCGATGTCAAATTATACGATCCTAATGGAGACGGAGTGTCTACTCAGGAAGATAAAGTATTTCAAGGTTATACAAAGCCACGCTTCCGTTTAGGACTTCGAAATGACTTTACTCTTTTCAAAAACTTCCAGATTTCTTGTTTCATCCGTGCAGATTTAGGACATTGGAGAGCAAACAGTCTATTGAGCAACACGTCTAATGTCGAGGATAGAGCCAACAGTTATGCATTACCTTACTGGACTCCGGAAACCCCGACAAACAAATATACACGGTTAAATACGGTAAACACACCTGGATACAACATTTATGAAAGGAGCAGTTTTGTACGTTTGCAAGACTTGTCCATAGCATACAATATCCCGGAAAATATTCTCAAAAATCTGAAAGTAGGACATTGTAAAGTATATTTGAGTGGACGTAACCTGCTAACTTTCACAAAATGGTCTGGTTGGGATCCTGAATCTGGAAACACTCCTATGCCTCGAATCTTTACATTTGGAATTGATGTCACATTATAA
- a CDS encoding FecR family protein, with protein MENEQNNKELESLTKRIRFKSLPFDEKQMSDRLTDRVKRPVVISYAGKGNSVWKYLSIAASIALLLVTGALLTDKAPEQELVYYETTAVPDAKTKITLPDSSVVWLNANACLRYPREFSEQIRQVEIKGEAFFEVRKDEKKPFIVQTDGIGIRVLGTTFNVDAEPEKTEITLLTGKIGLYKYTNQSQTADRILLPGERAVFLKSDNKLSISTIRPENTISWVTGIFKFKDNSLADIMQELQRAFHVKIHIQNENLKKQTFNANFTEKETLEEILSVLQISARYKIEKRKGEIFLQ; from the coding sequence ATGGAAAATGAACAGAACAATAAAGAACTCGAATCATTGACAAAGCGCATACGCTTCAAGTCTTTGCCATTTGATGAAAAGCAGATGTCCGACCGTTTAACAGACAGGGTCAAACGGCCTGTCGTCATTTCTTATGCCGGTAAAGGGAACTCCGTGTGGAAATATTTGTCTATAGCAGCATCTATTGCCCTCCTGCTGGTTACCGGTGCTCTGCTGACCGACAAAGCTCCGGAACAAGAGCTTGTTTATTATGAAACGACTGCCGTCCCCGATGCAAAAACAAAAATAACCTTACCGGACAGCAGTGTAGTTTGGCTAAATGCAAACGCTTGCCTGCGTTATCCGAGAGAGTTCAGCGAACAGATCCGGCAGGTTGAGATAAAAGGAGAAGCATTCTTTGAAGTCCGTAAAGACGAAAAGAAACCTTTTATCGTCCAAACCGATGGTATCGGAATACGAGTATTAGGAACAACATTCAATGTCGACGCAGAACCGGAAAAAACAGAGATCACTCTCCTTACCGGAAAAATCGGGTTGTATAAATACACGAATCAATCGCAAACGGCAGACCGGATACTGCTACCCGGTGAACGAGCAGTTTTTCTTAAATCGGATAACAAGCTGAGTATTTCAACTATACGTCCGGAAAATACGATATCATGGGTTACCGGAATATTCAAATTCAAAGACAATTCATTAGCTGATATCATGCAAGAGTTACAACGGGCTTTCCATGTGAAAATACATATTCAAAACGAAAACCTGAAAAAACAGACTTTCAATGCCAACTTCACAGAGAAAGAGACATTGGAAGAAATACTATCAGTTTTGCAAATCTCAGCCAGATACAAAATAGAAAAAAGGAAAGGAGAAATTTTCCTGCAATAA
- a CDS encoding RNA polymerase sigma-70 factor — MEEESIISLFGKVVKGDEAAFRLLFETYSRRLFHVAYYYLNSRELAEEAILDVFTVIWQKRETLSHVKEPERYLYISVKNQALHYLRRGYVQEKDPFSLYEIELIPDSDTPEKSLMDEEYQALVQQAIDSLPPKCREVFRLVLSDKLKNREIADVLGISEKTVNIHIAKAYERIAEFVNRRYKEGGIK, encoded by the coding sequence ATGGAAGAGGAGAGTATCATATCTCTTTTTGGGAAAGTAGTGAAGGGAGATGAAGCGGCGTTCCGGTTATTGTTTGAAACTTATTCCCGGCGCCTGTTCCATGTGGCTTATTACTATCTGAACTCTCGTGAGCTGGCTGAAGAAGCTATTCTGGATGTTTTTACTGTTATTTGGCAAAAGCGAGAAACATTGTCCCATGTGAAAGAACCGGAACGCTATTTGTATATATCGGTGAAAAACCAGGCTTTGCATTATCTGAGAAGGGGGTATGTACAGGAAAAGGATCCCTTCTCTTTGTATGAGATCGAGTTGATCCCGGATTCGGATACACCGGAAAAAAGTTTGATGGATGAAGAGTACCAAGCGTTGGTCCAACAAGCGATCGATTCATTGCCGCCAAAATGTAGAGAGGTTTTTCGTCTTGTCCTCTCCGATAAATTAAAGAATCGGGAAATCGCTGATGTTTTAGGAATCAGTGAAAAGACCGTGAATATACATATCGCTAAGGCATACGAACGCATTGCGGAATTCGTAAACCGCCGGTATAAGGAGGGCGGTATTAAATGA
- a CDS encoding endonuclease/exonuclease/phosphatase family protein: MKHFYIWLWLLILVCGSCTKETHELSVLHLNIWMEGTVVENGFEAVADEVVRINPDIVMFSEASNKEGALFVPRMLDALRERGKIYYGQGSSLDVALLSKYPILEQTENIPHKDRVLRTRLDVNGKQVVAYTGHLDYTHYACYLPRGYSGVTWKKLEAPITDKAEIEKANKESLRDESIRLVIEDAKKSDADFVILGGDFNEPSHLDWTEETKGLWDHNGAIVDWDCSKLLYEAGFRDAYRVKYPNPITHPGFTFPSDNPDMPVERLTWAPEADERDRIDFIYYIPATGWEVKDAVIVGPKSSIIRSQRVEEDSQDVFSTPAGVWPTDHKGVLIKFKF; the protein is encoded by the coding sequence ATGAAACATTTTTATATTTGGCTATGGCTGCTCATACTGGTTTGCGGCAGCTGCACAAAAGAGACACATGAGTTGAGCGTATTGCATTTGAACATCTGGATGGAAGGAACAGTCGTCGAAAACGGCTTCGAAGCTGTTGCGGATGAAGTAGTCCGGATAAATCCGGATATCGTGATGTTCAGTGAAGCCAGCAACAAGGAAGGCGCATTGTTCGTCCCCCGTATGCTAGATGCTTTGCGCGAGAGAGGGAAAATCTATTATGGACAAGGCAGCTCGCTGGACGTCGCATTGCTGTCCAAATATCCCATACTGGAACAAACAGAAAATATCCCACACAAAGACCGAGTACTAAGGACCCGTTTAGATGTGAACGGCAAACAGGTAGTAGCCTATACTGGGCATTTGGATTATACGCATTATGCCTGTTACCTGCCACGTGGATATAGCGGTGTGACATGGAAGAAACTGGAAGCTCCGATAACAGACAAGGCAGAAATCGAAAAGGCCAATAAAGAATCCTTGCGTGACGAATCCATCCGACTCGTGATAGAAGACGCCAAAAAGTCAGATGCCGATTTCGTGATCTTAGGCGGTGACTTCAACGAACCTTCCCACTTGGATTGGACGGAAGAAACGAAAGGGCTTTGGGATCACAACGGGGCGATAGTCGATTGGGACTGTTCCAAACTATTATACGAAGCCGGCTTCCGCGATGCCTATCGCGTCAAATATCCGAATCCGATCACCCATCCCGGCTTTACTTTCCCTTCGGACAATCCGGACATGCCGGTCGAACGGCTAACTTGGGCGCCTGAAGCGGATGAACGTGACCGCATCGATTTCATCTACTACATACCGGCAACCGGTTGGGAAGTGAAAGACGCCGTCATTGTCGGCCCCAAATCTTCCATTATCCGCAGCCAACGTGTCGAAGAGGACAGCCAGGATGTTTTCTCAACTCCGGCAGGTGTTTGGCCGACGGACCATAAAGGGGTGTTGATCAAGTTCAAATTCTGA
- a CDS encoding Rne/Rng family ribonuclease, with protein sequence MISELVVDVQPKEVSIAVLEDKNLVELQKEARNVSFAVGDIYLGKVKKLMPGLNAAFIDVGYKKDAFLHYLDLGPNFNTQQKFLKQTLGEQKGDKKLPVISKMQLLPEIEKDGSISNVLKVGQEVLVQIAKEPISTKGPRLTSELSFAGRYIVLIPFADKVSVSTKIKSSEERARLRQLIQSIKPKNFSVIVRTSSEGKRVAELDHELKTLLKRWEENIPKITKVKAPALIYEETARAVALLRDIFNPSFQNIYVNDADIYHNIRDYVSLIAPGREEIVQRYTGELPIFDNFAITKQIKSLFGRTVTYKSGAYLIIEHTEAMHVIDVNSGNRSKGSDAQEKTAIDVNTAAADEIARQLRLRDMGGIIVVDFIDMSEAANRQKLYEHMLKAMSGDRAKHNILPLSKFGLMQITRQRVRPAMDVDTSEACPTCFGTGTIKPSILFTDSLEGKIDCLVNKHNVKKFALHVHPYVAAFIKSGRFPLSWKWKLKYSMGIKVIPNQSLGFLEYKFIDSDKNELDMMEEKEIK encoded by the coding sequence GTGATTAGTGAATTAGTAGTTGATGTACAACCCAAAGAGGTATCTATAGCCGTACTGGAGGATAAGAACCTTGTTGAGCTCCAAAAGGAAGCCCGCAACGTCTCTTTTGCCGTCGGCGATATATATCTGGGCAAAGTGAAAAAACTGATGCCGGGTTTGAATGCTGCTTTCATTGATGTAGGTTATAAAAAGGATGCATTTCTTCACTATCTGGACTTAGGTCCTAATTTCAACACCCAGCAGAAATTCCTCAAACAAACATTAGGAGAACAAAAGGGAGATAAGAAACTCCCCGTCATCTCCAAAATGCAGTTGCTTCCCGAAATCGAAAAAGACGGAAGTATCAGCAATGTGCTCAAAGTCGGACAGGAAGTGCTGGTGCAGATCGCCAAAGAGCCGATTTCAACAAAAGGTCCCAGACTGACTTCCGAACTTTCTTTTGCCGGAAGATACATCGTGCTGATACCGTTTGCCGATAAAGTATCGGTTTCCACAAAAATCAAATCGAGCGAAGAGCGTGCCCGTCTACGCCAACTCATCCAAAGTATCAAACCGAAGAACTTCAGCGTAATCGTACGCACCTCTTCGGAAGGGAAGCGCGTTGCCGAACTCGATCATGAATTGAAGACATTACTGAAACGTTGGGAAGAGAACATTCCTAAGATCACCAAAGTAAAAGCTCCTGCACTCATCTACGAAGAAACGGCAAGAGCAGTGGCTTTGTTGCGCGACATTTTCAATCCCTCTTTTCAGAACATTTATGTGAACGATGCGGACATCTATCACAATATCCGCGATTATGTCAGCCTGATTGCCCCCGGACGGGAAGAAATCGTACAACGGTATACCGGCGAACTTCCCATCTTCGACAACTTTGCAATCACCAAACAGATCAAGTCCCTATTCGGACGCACCGTCACGTACAAAAGTGGAGCCTATTTGATTATCGAACACACGGAAGCCATGCACGTTATCGACGTAAACAGCGGGAACCGCTCAAAGGGCAGCGATGCCCAGGAAAAAACGGCGATCGACGTGAACACGGCAGCGGCAGACGAAATTGCCCGCCAATTACGTCTACGCGATATGGGTGGCATTATCGTAGTCGACTTCATCGATATGTCAGAAGCAGCCAACCGGCAGAAACTGTATGAACACATGCTGAAAGCGATGTCGGGTGACCGGGCAAAACATAATATTTTGCCGCTGAGCAAATTCGGCCTGATGCAGATCACCCGTCAGCGTGTCCGTCCGGCAATGGATGTCGATACATCCGAAGCCTGTCCGACCTGTTTCGGCACAGGCACCATCAAACCCTCTATCCTGTTTACCGACAGCCTGGAAGGAAAGATCGACTGCTTGGTCAACAAACACAACGTGAAGAAATTCGCCCTGCACGTACATCCTTATGTTGCAGCATTTATTAAGAGTGGAAGATTCCCGCTCAGTTGGAAATGGAAACTGAAATACTCGATGGGTATTAAAGTGATTCCGAATCAAAGTCTGGGCTTCTTGGAGTACAAATTCATAGACTCCGACAAGAATGAACTGGACATGATGGAAGAGAAAGAAATCAAGTAA
- a CDS encoding HU family DNA-binding protein, which produces MTKADIVSEISKSTGIDKQTVLSSVESFMDIVKSSLSQGENVYLRGFGSFVIKKRAQKTARNISKNTTIIIPEHNIPSFKPAKTFLNEVK; this is translated from the coding sequence ATGACTAAAGCAGATATTGTTAGCGAAATTTCAAAAAGCACTGGCATTGACAAACAGACAGTGTTGAGCAGCGTAGAATCTTTTATGGATATCGTAAAAAGTTCATTGTCTCAGGGCGAAAACGTATACCTGAGAGGTTTTGGAAGTTTCGTGATTAAAAAGAGAGCCCAGAAGACAGCTCGTAATATTTCAAAAAATACTACGATCATCATCCCGGAACATAATATTCCGTCATTCAAGCCGGCTAAGACTTTCCTGAATGAAGTAAAGTAA
- the mutY gene encoding A/G-specific adenine glycosylase, whose translation MSQIENELETSRLLRDWYRIHKRELPWRESSDPYIIWISEIILQQTRVVQGMDYFLRFTERFPDVASLASAEEDEVLKYWQGLGYYSRARNLHAAAKDIMERFDGIFPGRYEDVISLKGIGEYTAAAIVSFVWNQPYPVVDGNVFRVLSRLFAVDTPIDTPRGKKAFTELAGLVMDPRYAGQHNQAIMELGALQCVPQNPDCEACPLKERCAAYGTGDVQTYPVKQKKTKTRDRYFHYLYIIYKGKTWLARRKGKDIWEGLYEFPLIETDKAMDFAELQTTDAFRRLFEGAGWLNVSVDLQGVKHVLSHQILYATFYRIEIEREGDALQQFIAVSGKEIEQYAVPRLIQIYLEKIIGKV comes from the coding sequence ATGTCGCAGATAGAAAACGAATTAGAAACCAGCCGTTTGTTGCGTGACTGGTATCGAATACATAAAAGAGAGCTACCCTGGCGGGAGTCTTCCGACCCTTATATCATCTGGATATCCGAGATAATCCTTCAACAGACACGGGTGGTGCAAGGAATGGACTATTTTCTCCGTTTTACCGAACGGTTTCCGGATGTGGCTTCGCTGGCTTCGGCGGAGGAAGATGAGGTGTTGAAATATTGGCAGGGGCTTGGTTATTATAGTCGCGCCCGTAACCTGCATGCCGCGGCAAAAGATATTATGGAGCGTTTCGACGGAATATTTCCAGGACGCTATGAGGATGTGATCTCTTTGAAAGGGATAGGGGAATATACGGCGGCAGCCATCGTTTCTTTTGTATGGAACCAGCCGTATCCGGTTGTTGACGGGAATGTCTTCCGAGTGCTTTCGCGCCTGTTTGCGGTAGATACTCCGATCGATACGCCCAGAGGGAAAAAAGCCTTTACGGAACTGGCAGGCTTGGTGATGGACCCGCGGTATGCCGGACAACACAACCAGGCCATAATGGAATTGGGGGCCTTGCAATGCGTGCCGCAAAATCCGGATTGTGAGGCTTGTCCGCTGAAAGAACGCTGTGCGGCTTACGGGACAGGTGATGTGCAGACCTATCCGGTGAAACAAAAGAAGACCAAGACGCGTGACCGGTATTTTCATTACTTATACATTATATATAAAGGAAAAACCTGGTTGGCCCGTCGGAAAGGGAAAGATATTTGGGAAGGGCTTTACGAGTTTCCGCTTATCGAAACGGACAAGGCGATGGATTTTGCAGAGTTACAGACGACGGATGCCTTTCGCCGTTTGTTCGAAGGAGCGGGCTGGCTGAATGTTTCGGTGGATTTGCAGGGGGTGAAACATGTCCTGTCCCATCAGATCCTGTATGCGACTTTCTACCGGATAGAGATAGAGCGGGAGGGGGATGCGTTGCAGCAGTTTATCGCTGTATCGGGAAAAGAGATCGAACAGTATGCTGTCCCTCGTTTGATACAGATTTATTTGGAAAAGATTATAGGGAAAGTTTAG